The genomic segment CAGGATTGAAAAATATACGCTTACACAATAAACACCGATACCTATCTTACATATTCGACGATCTTCATTACCATACCGGTAATGATAAGAATGACATAGGCGGCCAATAAAACGAGAAAGTAAAATCGCCATGTTTTTCGCAAGAGCCGAGCAATTTGGAATTCCTTCACTTTGCTGCGCTCAATGAAGGCATAGACAATCGCAATGATGATTGCAATCCCTATTATGTAAACCCATATTCCTTGTCCAAATATCGCTTGTGATACAACATAGACCGCTATAAATAGCAACGGAGTCGTGACGTCCGCGGCAAGCCCAAGGATGGATGCTGGAGCTTTACCCATCTTCCGCATAACAACCATGAAGGCAATCGTCACAATGAACGGAAACAAAATGATCATCCCTAGAAAAGCAGCAACCACTTCATTCATAGCTTCGCCCCTTTCCACTCAACGGCAAACAACATCTGTTCATATGTCGTAAGAAACGGTAACGACTTGTTACGTCCATTTGCTTTTCGAATTACAGCAGTAACAATCGTCTCGATTTCCATCGGTCGGCCAGCCAAACGATCCACTAGCATCGACGAGCGATTGCGTGCAGTTTTTCTACAGACATCCGCTACGTCTGCGTACGAGAGAATCGACTGCATTTCTGGAAACGCATCTAGCAGTTCTTCATACAAGGCATTGAAAAGTGTGAGGCAATAATCGTTTGTAAGCAACTCACCATTCTCCACCTTGAGAATGGCTGTCAATGGATTGATCATGCAATTAATCAGTACTTTTCGCAGAAGGATCTGTTCCGCATCTGAATGACGCCTTATTGGAAATATGTCCGAATGTACCTGTCCAATTAAATCGAATAGGCTGTCGTCACCGTGGGCAGTTGCAATTGTTACCATCCCAACCCCATTATGTGAGACAGTACGGTCATCTATCCGGCGCGCTCCATGCTCGACAGTCGCAAATGCAACATGCGGAAATTCACAACTCTTCACCAATTCCAAATGCCCGATGCCATTCTGGACGAACAGGACAGGATTGATTATATGTGTTTCCTGCATTTCTGAAAGGAGATCACGGAGACCTGCATATTTGACCGCCACAACCCAAAGCGCGGTAGCCGATAGATTTCGGATATCCGTCGTCGCATGCACACGCAATACGTCTGTAGTATTGTCTTGATTAATGCGTTGAATTCCTTTTGCTCGAATTAGTTCAGCTTGCTCTTCTCTTCTCACGTAGAACGTCACGTCTATTCCAGCCTCGGACAAAAATGACCCAAGCAGTAGTCCAATTGAGCCTGCACCAGCAATGATTACCTCCATACGTTATCCCTCCTTTCAAATGAAAAGCGCAAAGCGCCGTTCAGCCCCGACAGGCATAAGATGGTTTGCGAGGAGGCGCACTTCAGCCACCACAGCAAAACGATTTATGACCCAAGGGGGTGGCGCCTGGAGCTAGACACTGTTCCGTATCAAAAACCGTACACTTATTTTTCTTTAATTGAAAAGGCCCACCTGAACTTCAGTGGACCTTTTTTGTTCTATACTCGATTATACAGGATAAACTGGATGTTTTCTTGGTGGTTGTGGAACATCTTTTGTACTGTAGAAACGATATCT from the Sporosarcina psychrophila genome contains:
- a CDS encoding ketopantoate reductase family protein; this translates as MEVIIAGAGSIGLLLGSFLSEAGIDVTFYVRREEQAELIRAKGIQRINQDNTTDVLRVHATTDIRNLSATALWVVAVKYAGLRDLLSEMQETHIINPVLFVQNGIGHLELVKSCEFPHVAFATVEHGARRIDDRTVSHNGVGMVTIATAHGDDSLFDLIGQVHSDIFPIRRHSDAEQILLRKVLINCMINPLTAILKVENGELLTNDYCLTLFNALYEELLDAFPEMQSILSYADVADVCRKTARNRSSMLVDRLAGRPMEIETIVTAVIRKANGRNKSLPFLTTYEQMLFAVEWKGAKL
- a CDS encoding DUF3397 domain-containing protein, which encodes MNEVVAAFLGMIILFPFIVTIAFMVVMRKMGKAPASILGLAADVTTPLLFIAVYVVSQAIFGQGIWVYIIGIAIIIAIVYAFIERSKVKEFQIARLLRKTWRFYFLVLLAAYVILIITGMVMKIVEYVR